A region of Salvelinus alpinus chromosome 6, SLU_Salpinus.1, whole genome shotgun sequence DNA encodes the following proteins:
- the slc25a4 gene encoding ADP/ATP translocase 1: protein MSDAVVSFIKDFLAGGIAAAISKTAVAPIERVKLLLQVQHASQQITKEMQYKGIMDCVRRIPKEQGFISFWRGNLANVIRYFPTQALNFAFKDKYKKIFLGGVDQKTQFWRWFAGNLASGGAAGATSLCFVYPLDFARTRLAADIGKSGAEREFSGLGSCLSKIYKADGIKGLYQGFNVSVQGIIIYRAAYFGVYDTAKGMLPDPKNTHIFVSWMIAQSVTAVAGIISYPFDTVRRRMMMQSGRKSADIMYTGTIDCWKKIAKNEGGKAFFKGAWSNVIRGMGGAFVLVLYDEIKKYT, encoded by the exons ATGTCGGACGCGGTGGTTAGCTTCATTAAGGACTTTTTGGCTGGTGGCATTGCTGCTGCCATCTCCAAGACAGCTGTTGCTCCAATTGAGAGAGTAAAGTTGTTGCTCCAG GTCCAACATGCCAGCCAACAAATCACAAAGGAAATGCAGTACAAAGGGATCATGGACTGCGTCAGGAGGATTCCCAAAGAGCAAGGCTTTATCTCCTTCTGGAGAGGCAACCTGGCCAATGTGATTCGTTACTTCCCCACCCAAGCCCTCAACTTCGCTTTCAAGGACAAGTACAAGAAGATCTTCCTTGGAGGAGTGGACCAGAAGACACAGTTCTGGCGTTGGTTCGCCGGTAACCTGGCATCCGGTGGCGCGGCCGGTGCCACCTCTCTTTGCTTCGTTTACCCACTTGACTTCGCCAGAACCAGGCTCGCGGCCGACATCGGAAAAAGCGGAGCTGAGAGAGAGTTCAGCGGTCTTGGCAGCTGTCTCAGCAAAATCTACAAAGCCGACGGTATCAAGGGCCTGTACCAGGGATTCAACGTGTCTGTCCAGGGCATCATCATCTACAGAGCTGCTTACTTTGGAGTCTATGACACAGCCAAGG GTATGCTGCCCGACCCCAAGAACACGCACATCTTCGTCAGCTGGATGATTGCCCAGAGCGTCACCGCAGTCGCCGGTATTATTTCATACCCATTTGACACCGTCAGACGTCGTATGATGATGCAGTCAGGACGCAAATCAG CGGACATCATGTACACTGGCACAATCGACTGCTGGAAGAAGATCGCCAAGAATGAGGGAGGCAAAGCCTTCTTCAAGGGGGCCTGGTCCAACGTGATCCGAGGCATGGGCGGCGCCTTCGTCTTGGTGCTCTACGACGAGATCAAGAAGTACACATAA